TGCGGGGTGGGTTCGTTGCCGAACGCTAAATACTATAGCTCTTGATATGCACGTGCTTTTCACCTATACTATCGCTACAGATGTTGTGGTTAAAAACTCTGTTCCTTAGGGAACTACGCAATGAACCACCAAACGCTACCCAGacatcctcactgcaacaaatagaATATACATTCGCCGTCAAGTGGACCATAATTCCTTAAATACAGTGGTTAGCCTTTTATTTTATTCGGCTATTCGCTTAGATTGACAATCATCGTGGATGGTTTAGGCACAACTGTATCTCcagtgtattattattattattattattattattattattattattattattattattattattattattattattattattattattacaaggaTGGTCTGCCTCGCAAGTTTGAGCATCAAAGCCGAATGAAGTGTACGAGAAAGAAGAGGGACCGCCATTCACGTGACACGCCGCGTTCGCCCGGTCGCGTGCCTCTGCGAGAAGAAGGCGGCAGCAGGCGAAGACAGACGATGCAGCGCTATCCTTCAGAGAACGCCGGTCCTCAACGACCTCAGGACGATACCGCGGAGTCGTGGCAGAGCGCGACGCCGGACTCGCTTTCCTCCTCTTTGGCGGAGGAAGCTCCGGCTCTGCAGCCTCCGGCCTCTGCGCTACCGGAGCTCAGCGGGCTCACACCAGAACGGCTGGCGGTCACCGGACCTTCAACCACGGCGTCCGGTCCTTCGCAGCACGAGCCGAATTTCGAGCTGGTGCCGAACTCCTTCCAACGCGATCCATATCTACAAAGAGCGCCGGCACCAGCGAACCAGGCACACGAGGCGTCCTCACAGCGCGAGGTGTTCCACACGGCGAACACCTCCTTTCAGCCTGCGCACGTTAACGCCGTCCCGCTGCGCCTGGTGCAAGTGAAGCTTGCGGATTCCACACCTCAACGAAGTACCAGCAAGTCCATGCTCTCGTTCTCCGATAGCGGCGCCGGCGACCTATGCACGTGCTCGATAGTTGGTGCGTTGCTCCTGCTTGCGGGCCTGCTGCTCTTCTACTACGTCTTCCGAATGAGCCTGTCGGCTA
This Dermacentor albipictus isolate Rhodes 1998 colony chromosome 1, USDA_Dalb.pri_finalv2, whole genome shotgun sequence DNA region includes the following protein-coding sequences:
- the LOC135904127 gene encoding uncharacterized protein isoform X2, coding for MQRYPSENAGPQRPQDDTAESWQSATPDSLSSSLAEEAPALQPPASALPELSGLTPERLAVTGPSTTASGPSQHEPNFELVPNSFQRDPYLQRAPAPANQAHEASSQREVFHTANTSFQPAHVNAVPLRLVQVKLADSTPQRSTSKSMLSFSDSGAGDLCTCSIVGALLLLAGLLLFYYVFRMSLSASDQSGTTTETVAGVEVVLRRAEPPRVGRLPRHGREEQRDSNQSDPVTVSAAVTTEDVLDNEAAGERTTAATSKETVPPWYIPSTME